The Mesoplasma tabanidae sequence AAAGAACATTATCATTTTTATAAAAATAATCATGTAGATGTTATTACAAGTGGTAATCACATTTTTAAAAATCCAGAAGTACTTGAATACATTGATAGTAAACCTGATCTTTTAAAACCTTTAAACATGTATAAAACACCAGGTAATGGCTTTGTTATTATTGAAAAAAATAACAAAAAAATATGTGTTTTAAATTTAATCGGTAACAATTTTATGGATCCCTCAAATAGTGTTTATGAAACTATGGACGATTTTTTATCATTAGATTTAGATTATGATATCTTGTTAGTTGACTTTCATGCTGAAACAACAGCTGAAAAAATTGCATTTGCTTTAAACTATGATGGAATTATTACTGGCTTTGTTGGAACACATACTCATGTTCAAACAGCTGATGAAAGAATATTACCGAATGGAACTGCATTTATCACAGATTTAGGTATGAGTGGTGTAATTGATTCAGTAATTG is a genomic window containing:
- a CDS encoding TIGR00282 family metallophosphoesterase; translated protein: MKVLMIGDIFAKPGREIFQKNIENLIDDNQIDFVVVNGENTTHGKSISKEHYHFYKNNHVDVITSGNHIFKNPEVLEYIDSKPDLLKPLNMYKTPGNGFVIIEKNNKKICVLNLIGNNFMDPSNSVYETMDDFLSLDLDYDILLVDFHAETTAEKIAFALNYDGIITGFVGTHTHVQTADERILPNGTAFITDLGMSGVIDSVIGIEAYDAIYKQKTGLVRRFQPAKGKAKLNGVIIEIDEKSNKATSIKRISI